The Drosophila gunungcola strain Sukarami chromosome 3L unlocalized genomic scaffold, Dgunungcola_SK_2 000003F, whole genome shotgun sequence genome contains a region encoding:
- the LOC128258677 gene encoding uncharacterized protein LOC128258677, giving the protein MAHFHFLGVASSLLLLLASTRAGLIAQPSISYAGDEHAVAHTQQNVVRSFDGTVSHYAKSVATPFSQVHKQDTRISNNVYQPAVAKTFSYAPAPVPVSIPAPVYTHQAQPEPSHLFTQASPVYHQPARVQTSPVYHQPAQVATPSVYHQPAHVETPAVYHQPAHYSHQPTVIQYSPAETVSHMTFDGFGTHYGF; this is encoded by the coding sequence ATGGCTCACTTCCACTTCCTCGGCGTCGCCTCCagcctgctgctcctgctggcCTCCACCAGGGCGGGATTGATTGCCCAGCCGAGCATCAGCTATGCGGGCGATGAGCACGCGGTGGCCCACACCCAGCAGAATGTGGTCAGGAGCTTTGACGGCACCGTCTCCCACTACGCCAAGTCGGTGGCCACGCCCTTCTCGCAGGTCCACAAGCAAGACACCCGGATCAGCAACAATGTCTACCAGCCGGCGGTGGCCAAGACCTTCAGCTACGCCCCAGCCCCAGTTCCAGTCTCGATCCCGGCTCCAGTCTACACCCATCAGGCTCAGCCGGAGCCATCTCATCTGTTCACCCAGGCATCGCCGGTCTACCATCAACCCGCCCGTGTCCAGACCTCTCCGGTGTACCATCAGCCCGCTCAGGTGGCGACTCCTTCGGTCTACCACCAACCTGCCCATGTGGAGACCCCCGCCGTTTATCACCAGCCCGCCCACTACAGTCACCAGCCCACCGTCATCCAGTATTCCCCGGCGGAGACCGTCTCCCACATGACCTTCGATGGTTTCGGTACCCATTACGGTTTCTAA